One Capsicum annuum cultivar UCD-10X-F1 chromosome 2, UCD10Xv1.1, whole genome shotgun sequence genomic window carries:
- the LOC107861091 gene encoding transcription initiation factor TFIID subunit 8 encodes MKSKRNRPPPALPPPPPSTASSESDYAFTLTNTAVAQICSSTGFTAAESPALRILTEIATRYLRSIAKSAAESANSANRTESNLTDTTSSVEALCSVTGFPGASEVTGSFLNSGAVTELAKFTEHSEEIPFAKPLPRKIFSIGSEKSGKVLGNVGSNSNSEYIGGERKKHIPKWLPAMPVIAKEEEKGREKGKEIWGFCGKAKEIEIEREQKGEENNDRGERKGIELALNREKVRFKIGSDGGSGGLLGGGVCRRGGIGKRVLCENWSFDDKNHHQNIGTK; translated from the coding sequence ATGAAATCAAAGCGCAACCGTCCTCCGCCGGcgcttcctcctcctcctccgtCCACGGCGTCATCGGAATCCGATTATGCCTTCACCTTAACGAATACAGCCGTTGCGCAGATCTGCAGTTCCACCGGATTCACAGCGGCGGAATCTCCCGCACTCCGCATACTAACTGAAATCGCCACCAGGTACCTACGATCAATCGCTAAATCCGCCGCGGAATCAGCCAATTCAGCCAACCGTACGGAGTCAAATCTTACTGATACTACCTCCTCCGTGGAGGCGCTGTGCTCCGTCACCGGATTCCCCGGAGCTTCGGAAGTTACCGGAAGTTTCCTCAACTCCGGCGCGGTGACGGAGCTCGCTAAGTTCACGGAGCATTCGGAAGAAATTCCGTTTGCGAAACCGTTacctagaaaaatattttcaataggcAGTGAAAAAAGTGGTAAAGTTTTGGGCAATGTAGGGAGTAATAGTAATAGTGAGTATATTGGAGGAGAGAGGAAGAAGCACATTCCGAAATGGTTACCGGCAATGCCGGTGATTGCGAAGGAGGAAGAAAAGGGgagggaaaaaggaaaagaaatttggggattttgcgGTAAAGCTAAGGAAATAGAAATAGAGCGGGAACAGAAAGGGGAGGAAAATAATGATAGAGGAGAAAGGAAAGGAATTGAATTAGCTTTGAACAGAGAGAAAGTGAGGTTTAAAATAGGGAgtgatggtggtagtggtggGCTGTTGGGTGGGGGTGTGTGTAGAAGGGGTGGAATAGGGAAGAGAGTTTTGTGTGAGAattggagttttgatgataaaaatcatcatcaaaacatagGAACAAAATGA